GAGGGGCGCGTGACGGTCGACGGCGCGACCCATCCCGTCGGCTCGCCGTTCATGGTCATCGCGACCCAGAACCCCATCGAGCAGGCGGGCACCTACCGACTGCCCGAGGCGCAGCTCGACCGCTTCCTGCTCAAGGCCTCGATCGGGTACCCCGACCATGCAGCGACGGTGCGCATCCTCGAGGGCTCGGGCGTGCGCGCCCACGACACCGTCATCCCGTCGGTCATCGGGGCCGCCGAGGTCGTCGAGCTCGCTGCGCTCGTGCGCACCGTGCACGTCGACCCGACCATCAACGACTACGTGTCGCGCCTCGTCGAGGCCACGCGCTCGGCCACCGAGGTGCGCCTCGGCGTGAGCGTGCGCGGCGCCCTCGCCCTCGTGCGCGCCGCGAAGACCCTCGCCGCCGCGAGCGGTCGCCACTACGTCGTGCCCGACGACATCAAGTCGCTCGCCGAGCCTGTGCTCGCGCACCGGCTCGTGCTCGACCCCGAGGCCGAGTTCGACGGCGTCACCGCGTCGAGCATCATCGCCCAGCTGCTGCTCGAGACCCCGCCCCCGAGCGATCGGCAGGCCGTGTGAGCAGTACCGGTCGATCGACGCGCACCCGGGAGTCGACGAGCACCGACACGACCGGGCTCGGGACGACGCGCGCCCGCATCGTGGGCGCGCGGACGGGCGTGCTCGCGGACAGCATCGTCGCGGTCGTGCGGGGCGCTCGTGCGGTCGGCCGGGGGTTCGCGCGCGTCGGCCGACGCCTGAGCGGTGTCATCACGCCGCTCGGCTGGGTCGTGCTGCTCGTCATCCCCGCCGCCCTCGCCGCGGGCTACCTGCTCGGCTGGCTCGAGTTCGTGGCCGTCGGATGGGGTGCGCTCCTCCTCGCGCTCGCCGCGTCGTGCTTCCTCATCGGCCGCGCGCCGTACCGGATGACGCTCACGCTCCCGCACCGCCGGGCCGTGGTCGGCGAATCGGCGCGGGGGGCGATCACCGTCGACAACCCCGCCGGACGCCGCCTCGGCACCGTGCTCGAGGTGCCGGTGGGGGAGTCGGTCGTGGAGCTCGCGCTGCCCGGCATGCGCCGCCGTACGAGCCACACGCAGGACTTCGCGATCCCCACCGAGCGACGCGGCGTCATCGCCGTCGGACCCGTCCGCACCGTCGTGGGCGACCCCCTCGGGCTCATCCGCCGCGAGCACAGCTGGACCGACCGCCTCGAGCTCGTCGTGCACCCGCGCACGGTGAGTGTGCCCTCGACGAGCACGGGCCTCATCCGCGACCTCGAGGGCACCCCGACGCGCGACCTCACCGCGAGCGACGTCGCGTTCCACGCGCTGCGCGAGTACCAGTCCGGCGACGACCGGCGCTACATCCACTGGAAGTCGACCGCCAAGACGGGCACCTACATGGTGCGCCAGTTCGAGCAGACGCGCCGCAGCCACCTCGTCGTCGC
The Protaetiibacter sp. SSC-01 genome window above contains:
- a CDS encoding MoxR family ATPase, with amino-acid sequence MTMTPEQASAFHETFGRLVSGVEQVLLGKTFVVRLGFIALFSEGHLLLEDFPGTGKTSLARAIAQSVDGTSNRIQFTPDLLPGDITGVSIYDQRAGRFDFHEGPVFANVVLADEINRASPKTQAALLEVMEEGRVTVDGATHPVGSPFMVIATQNPIEQAGTYRLPEAQLDRFLLKASIGYPDHAATVRILEGSGVRAHDTVIPSVIGAAEVVELAALVRTVHVDPTINDYVSRLVEATRSATEVRLGVSVRGALALVRAAKTLAAASGRHYVVPDDIKSLAEPVLAHRLVLDPEAEFDGVTASSIIAQLLLETPPPSDRQAV
- a CDS encoding DUF58 domain-containing protein, which translates into the protein MSSTGRSTRTRESTSTDTTGLGTTRARIVGARTGVLADSIVAVVRGARAVGRGFARVGRRLSGVITPLGWVVLLVIPAALAAGYLLGWLEFVAVGWGALLLALAASCFLIGRAPYRMTLTLPHRRAVVGESARGAITVDNPAGRRLGTVLEVPVGESVVELALPGMRRRTSHTQDFAIPTERRGVIAVGPVRTVVGDPLGLIRREHSWTDRLELVVHPRTVSVPSTSTGLIRDLEGTPTRDLTASDVAFHALREYQSGDDRRYIHWKSTAKTGTYMVRQFEQTRRSHLVVALSLSTHDFASEDEFELAVSVAGSLGVRAIRDGRTVSVVVSAVTPEFAKRRVYAVHPLATHQPDRLLDELAVVGASIDALPIRDVARIVADGTPGISVAFLICGSRTGTAELRAAAAGFAQDVEVVAVVCDPDAVPGMRRLAGLNVLTIGYLDELRLALARSAAVA